One Streptomyces sp. L2 genomic window carries:
- a CDS encoding nuclear transport factor 2 family protein, with translation MDTRAAAERFVRVWERAWAAHDVGALVELYAEECVHRSMPFREPHRGRDALAAYLRWSFAEERVTDVRFSAPLVGSDGVAVAEFRVLGAEGGAESALAGCVFVRFDEAGRAVETRDYWHTAEGHQDPAGRLFLL, from the coding sequence ATGGACACGCGTGCGGCGGCCGAGCGGTTCGTCCGTGTCTGGGAGCGGGCGTGGGCCGCGCACGACGTGGGGGCGCTGGTCGAGTTGTACGCCGAGGAGTGTGTGCACCGGTCGATGCCGTTCCGCGAGCCGCACCGCGGCCGGGACGCGCTCGCCGCCTATCTGCGCTGGTCGTTCGCCGAGGAGCGGGTGACCGACGTGCGGTTCTCCGCGCCCCTCGTCGGATCGGACGGCGTCGCGGTGGCGGAGTTCCGGGTGCTCGGTGCGGAGGGCGGCGCCGAGTCGGCGCTGGCGGGCTGCGTGTTCGTGCGCTTCGACGAGGCGGGTCGGGCCGTGGAGACCCGTGACTACTGGCACACGGCCGAGGGACACCAGGACCCCGCGGGCAGGCTGTTCCTCCTGTGA
- a CDS encoding acetylxylan esterase — protein MALFDLPLDELRKYRSESTVPGDFDAFWDKTLRETRAHDLDARFEPVDTGLSTVRVHDVTFAGFGGHPVKGWLRLPAGAAEPLPLVVEFIGYGGGRGLPHENLLWASTGRAHFVMDTRGQGSVWGAGAGTPDPVGSAPGYPGFMTRGIDAPENHYYRRVFTDAVRAIEAARAHPLTDASRTVAIGSSQGGGITLAVGGLVPDLAAVAPDVPFLCDFPRATTLTDRPPYREIGLFLKTHHGRTADVLRTLSYFDGVHFAARGRAPALFSAGGEDQTCPPSTVFAAYNAWAHEDKTIELYDFNDHEGGGPFHEAVKLRWLRSYA, from the coding sequence ATGGCCCTGTTCGACCTTCCCCTCGACGAACTCCGCAAGTACCGCAGCGAGTCCACCGTACCCGGGGATTTCGACGCGTTCTGGGACAAGACGCTGCGGGAGACCCGCGCGCACGACCTCGACGCGCGCTTCGAGCCGGTGGACACGGGCCTGTCCACGGTACGGGTCCACGACGTGACCTTCGCCGGGTTCGGCGGCCACCCCGTCAAGGGCTGGCTGCGGCTGCCGGCCGGGGCGGCGGAGCCGCTGCCGCTGGTGGTGGAGTTCATCGGCTACGGCGGCGGGCGCGGCCTGCCGCACGAGAACTTGCTGTGGGCGTCGACGGGCCGGGCGCACTTCGTGATGGACACCCGCGGCCAGGGCAGCGTCTGGGGAGCCGGCGCCGGCACACCCGACCCGGTGGGCTCCGCGCCCGGCTACCCCGGGTTCATGACCCGGGGCATCGACGCACCGGAGAACCACTACTACCGCCGGGTGTTCACGGACGCCGTCCGCGCGATCGAGGCGGCCCGCGCGCACCCACTGACCGACGCCTCCCGGACCGTGGCGATCGGCTCCAGCCAAGGTGGCGGGATCACCCTCGCCGTCGGGGGCCTGGTCCCCGACCTCGCCGCCGTCGCCCCGGACGTGCCGTTCCTCTGCGACTTCCCGCGCGCGACGACGCTGACGGACCGGCCCCCGTACCGGGAGATCGGCCTGTTCCTCAAGACGCACCACGGCCGCACGGCCGACGTGCTGCGTACGCTCTCCTACTTCGACGGCGTGCACTTCGCCGCCCGCGGGCGCGCCCCGGCCCTGTTCTCGGCGGGCGGGGAGGACCAGACCTGTCCGCCGTCGACGGTGTTCGCCGCGTACAACGCCTGGGCGCACGAGGACAAGACGATCGAGCTGTACGACTTCAACGACCATGAAGGCGGCGGCCCGTTCCACGAGGCGGTGAAGCTGCGCTGGCTGCGGTCGTACGCCTGA
- a CDS encoding ferredoxin reductase produces the protein MADRTAVPAFTSPFAPPTRFAVPGRIAVSGEAATAWQTATLTGIRRETPRAATFRLAVPRWAGHLPGQHLMVRLTAADGYTAQRHYSIASAPDDSGHIELTLDHVPGGEVSGWFHTVARPGDNVEVRGPLSGFFAWPGDRPALLLGAGSGVVPLMSMVRHHRARGLAVPLRMLVSARSPEELIYARELGAETTPVFTRSAPAGVPVGRITAAHVVSLLGEESDDGWEAYVCGSNGFAEHASRLLVAAGRPVDRIRVERFG, from the coding sequence GTGGCTGACCGGACGGCGGTGCCGGCCTTCACTTCGCCCTTCGCTCCCCCGACGCGGTTCGCGGTGCCCGGCCGCATCGCGGTGAGCGGCGAGGCCGCGACCGCGTGGCAGACCGCGACGCTCACCGGCATACGGCGGGAGACGCCGCGCGCGGCCACCTTCCGTCTCGCCGTGCCGCGATGGGCGGGGCACCTGCCCGGACAGCACCTGATGGTGCGGCTGACCGCCGCCGACGGCTACACGGCCCAGCGCCACTACTCGATCGCGTCCGCGCCGGACGACTCCGGGCACATCGAGCTGACCCTGGACCACGTGCCGGGCGGGGAGGTGTCGGGCTGGTTCCACACGGTGGCCAGGCCCGGTGACAACGTCGAGGTGCGCGGGCCGCTGAGCGGCTTCTTCGCCTGGCCCGGCGACCGGCCCGCGCTGCTGCTCGGCGCCGGATCCGGCGTCGTGCCGCTGATGTCGATGGTGCGGCACCACCGGGCGCGCGGCCTCGCCGTGCCGCTGCGCATGCTGGTGTCGGCGCGCAGCCCCGAGGAGCTGATCTACGCGCGGGAACTCGGCGCGGAGACCACGCCCGTGTTCACCCGCAGCGCCCCGGCCGGGGTGCCCGTGGGACGGATCACCGCCGCCCATGTGGTGTCACTTCTGGGCGAGGAGTCGGATGATGGGTGGGAGGCGTACGTGTGCGGCTCCAACGGGTTCGCCGAGCACGCCTCGCGACTGCTCGTCGCGGCGGGCCGGCCCGTGGACCGGATCCGCGTCGAACGCTTCGGCTGA
- a CDS encoding MarR family winged helix-turn-helix transcriptional regulator, producing the protein MTAAQRAVETIQREMTIFARRARASAGRMHPELSLVSYTLLGHLEESGGCRATDLAAHYALDKSTVSRQVAALERARLIERRLDPEDHRVQVLHLTGAGEEILAQVTRSRRAAFRERLADWPEEDLTRFAAYLERYNASAPDPGPVD; encoded by the coding sequence ATGACAGCAGCGCAGCGGGCCGTGGAGACCATCCAGCGCGAGATGACCATCTTCGCCCGCCGGGCCCGCGCCTCGGCCGGACGCATGCACCCCGAGCTGTCGCTGGTGTCGTACACGCTGCTCGGCCACCTGGAGGAGAGCGGCGGCTGCCGGGCGACCGACCTCGCGGCACATTACGCCCTGGACAAGTCCACGGTGAGCCGGCAGGTGGCCGCGCTGGAGCGGGCCCGGCTGATCGAGCGGCGCCTCGATCCGGAGGACCACCGCGTGCAGGTGCTGCACCTGACGGGGGCCGGCGAGGAGATCCTCGCCCAGGTCACGCGCAGCCGCCGGGCCGCCTTCCGGGAGCGTCTCGCGGACTGGCCGGAGGAGGACCTGACCCGGTTCGCCGCCTACCTGGAGCGCTACAACGCGAGCGCCCCGGATCCCGGGCCGGTGGACTGA
- a CDS encoding VWA-like domain-containing protein, whose translation MTATVPAEMGLDTGKLFAARLQAVRARPYLATALFALHVVESRQVPTMGVDWHWRVYVSPAFVARTPVEELAGVWVHEVSHLLRDHHARGDRVARERGLTGRGERLRMNIAADCEINDDVYGEGLVRPEGAVTPQWLGLRDGELMEDYLRQFRLGPRLGDLAWLDCGSGADGLARPWDLGPDGAHGLSEQERDGVRFRVAQAITGRPGSTSAGWRRWAEEVFHPPQPWRELLGAAVRSATSGAGAGEDYSYGRPSRRSAGLPGVVLPSLRRRPPRVSVVIDTSGSVSDAELGGALLEVAAIARSVGGRRDLVTVLPCDAAAQGVQPLCRAEGLLLTGGGGTDLRTGFARALRTRPGPDVVVVLTDGQTPWPDTRPPCRTVVGLFPRPGTRTWREHDPEYRPDAPPEWARVVTIG comes from the coding sequence ATGACCGCGACCGTGCCGGCCGAAATGGGACTGGACACCGGCAAGCTCTTCGCCGCCCGGCTGCAGGCGGTGCGGGCCCGGCCGTACCTGGCGACCGCCCTGTTCGCACTGCACGTGGTGGAGTCCCGGCAGGTGCCGACGATGGGCGTGGACTGGCACTGGCGGGTGTACGTCTCCCCCGCGTTCGTGGCCCGCACGCCGGTCGAGGAGCTGGCCGGGGTGTGGGTGCACGAGGTGTCGCACCTGCTGCGGGACCATCACGCGCGCGGTGACCGGGTCGCCCGCGAACGGGGGCTGACGGGCCGCGGGGAGCGGTTGCGGATGAACATCGCCGCGGACTGCGAGATCAACGACGACGTGTACGGCGAGGGGCTCGTCAGGCCCGAGGGCGCGGTCACCCCGCAGTGGCTCGGCCTGCGGGACGGCGAGCTGATGGAGGACTACCTGCGGCAGTTCCGGCTGGGCCCGCGGCTGGGGGACCTGGCCTGGCTGGACTGCGGGAGCGGCGCCGACGGGCTGGCGCGGCCGTGGGACCTCGGCCCGGACGGCGCGCACGGCCTGAGCGAGCAGGAGCGGGACGGGGTGCGGTTCCGGGTGGCCCAGGCGATCACCGGCCGTCCGGGCAGCACGTCGGCGGGCTGGCGGCGCTGGGCGGAGGAGGTGTTCCATCCCCCGCAGCCGTGGCGCGAGTTGCTGGGGGCGGCGGTGCGTTCGGCGACGTCCGGCGCCGGGGCCGGTGAGGACTACAGCTACGGCCGCCCGTCGCGCCGTTCGGCGGGGCTGCCGGGTGTCGTGCTGCCGAGTCTGCGGCGCCGGCCGCCCCGGGTGTCCGTGGTGATCGACACCTCGGGGTCGGTGAGCGACGCGGAGCTGGGCGGCGCTCTCCTTGAGGTGGCCGCGATCGCACGGTCGGTGGGCGGGCGCCGGGACCTGGTGACGGTGCTGCCGTGCGACGCGGCGGCCCAGGGCGTGCAGCCGCTGTGCCGGGCGGAGGGGCTGCTGCTGACCGGCGGGGGCGGGACGGACCTGCGGACGGGATTCGCGCGGGCCCTGCGGACGCGGCCGGGACCGGACGTGGTGGTGGTCCTGACGGACGGCCAGACTCCGTGGCCGGACACCCGTCCGCCGTGCCGGACGGTGGTCGGCCTCTTCCCCCGTCCGGGCACCCGGACCTGGCGGGAGCACGACCCCGAGTACCGGCCGGACGCGCCGCCGGAGTGGGCCCGGGTGGTGACCATCGGGTAG
- a CDS encoding AAA family ATPase — MPTPPSQLDIATNLLTLLDATTTEPRPDTQLEALTLAVAADLPVLLWGEPGIGKTAALTQLAAALNLPLTTVIASVHEPSDFSGLPVVGDDPAAQGVPMAPPDWAVRLVRAGRGLLFLDELSTAPPAVQAALLRLVLERRIGSLKLPPDVRIVAAANPRSSAADGWELSPPLANRFVHLQWTHDHDVVVRGLGGTWPRATLPALDPARLTDAVDRARRAVCGFLTARPPLVHRLPTGETRRGGAWPSPRSWEMTLRLIAFATAAGSSRDVLSLLVRGTVGDGPGLELLASLDRLDLPDPELLLADPANAVLPERGDLRQAALDAVVDAVRGRPERARWDAAWALLVRALETGAPDVLVVPATTLASLRQADWDVPASIDRLAGAVSVTRQADRGAARAAVATKTRR; from the coding sequence ATGCCCACACCCCCCTCCCAACTCGACATCGCCACCAACCTCCTCACCCTCCTCGACGCCACCACCACCGAACCCCGCCCCGACACCCAACTGGAAGCGCTGACCCTCGCGGTCGCGGCAGACCTGCCCGTGCTGCTGTGGGGTGAGCCGGGCATCGGCAAAACCGCCGCCCTGACCCAGCTCGCCGCGGCCCTGAACCTCCCGCTGACCACGGTGATCGCCAGCGTGCACGAGCCCTCCGACTTCTCGGGGCTGCCCGTCGTAGGAGACGACCCCGCGGCCCAGGGCGTCCCGATGGCCCCGCCGGACTGGGCGGTGCGGCTGGTTCGGGCCGGACGGGGCCTGCTGTTCCTGGACGAGCTGTCGACCGCACCTCCGGCCGTACAGGCGGCCCTCCTGCGGCTCGTACTGGAGCGCCGGATCGGCTCGCTCAAGCTGCCGCCTGACGTACGGATCGTGGCCGCCGCCAACCCCCGCTCCTCCGCGGCCGACGGCTGGGAGCTGAGCCCACCGCTCGCCAACCGGTTCGTGCACCTGCAGTGGACGCACGACCACGACGTCGTCGTACGCGGTCTCGGCGGCACCTGGCCGCGGGCGACCCTGCCCGCACTGGACCCGGCCCGGCTCACGGACGCGGTGGACCGGGCCCGGCGCGCGGTGTGCGGGTTCCTGACGGCGCGGCCGCCGCTCGTGCACCGGCTGCCCACCGGTGAGACCCGCCGGGGCGGCGCCTGGCCCTCGCCGCGCAGCTGGGAGATGACGCTGCGGCTGATCGCGTTCGCGACCGCGGCCGGTTCCTCGCGGGACGTGCTGTCGTTGCTGGTCCGTGGCACCGTTGGCGACGGCCCCGGCCTCGAACTGCTGGCGAGCCTGGACCGGCTGGACCTGCCCGACCCGGAACTGCTGCTGGCCGACCCGGCGAACGCCGTGCTGCCCGAGCGCGGCGACCTGCGCCAGGCCGCCCTGGACGCGGTGGTCGACGCGGTCCGGGGACGACCGGAACGGGCCCGCTGGGACGCGGCGTGGGCGCTGCTGGTGCGCGCGCTGGAGACCGGCGCACCGGACGTGCTGGTGGTCCCGGCGACCACGCTCGCCAGTCTGCGCCAGGCGGACTGGGACGTGCCGGCGTCGATCGACCGGCTGGCCGGGGCGGTCTCGGTGACCCGGCAGGCGGACCGCGGGGCGGCGCGGGCCGCGGTCGCCACGAAGACCCGCCGATGA
- a CDS encoding putative protein N(5)-glutamine methyltransferase yields the protein MPSLPSRVPLSPSAVVSALRAAGCVFAEDEAELILATARIPEEVAAMVERRTAGLPLEHVLGWAEFHGLRIAVEPGVFVPRRRTEFLVDQALAQAPDVTVVVDLCCGSGALGAALAAALGRTSAAVRAGGVEVHAADIDPAAVRCARRNLAAFGGGAHLGDLYDALPAGLRGRVGVLMANVPYVPTAEVALLPPEARDHEPTAALDGGADGLDVLRRVAAEAPAWLAPGGCLLTETSERQAPAAVREFGRAGLTTRAAVSEERAAHVVIGVRP from the coding sequence ATGCCTTCCCTTCCTTCTCGTGTCCCGCTTTCCCCGTCCGCCGTCGTCTCCGCGCTCCGCGCCGCCGGGTGCGTGTTCGCCGAGGACGAGGCGGAGTTGATCCTCGCCACCGCCCGCATTCCGGAGGAGGTCGCCGCGATGGTGGAGCGGCGTACCGCCGGACTCCCGCTCGAACACGTCCTCGGCTGGGCCGAGTTCCACGGACTGCGGATCGCCGTGGAGCCGGGCGTGTTCGTGCCCCGCCGCCGTACCGAGTTCCTCGTGGACCAGGCCCTCGCCCAGGCCCCGGACGTCACCGTCGTCGTGGACCTGTGCTGCGGCTCCGGCGCCCTCGGCGCGGCCCTCGCCGCCGCGCTCGGCCGCACATCAGCGGCGGTTCGAGCCGGCGGCGTCGAGGTGCACGCCGCCGACATCGACCCGGCGGCCGTCCGCTGCGCCCGCCGCAACCTCGCCGCCTTCGGGGGCGGGGCCCATCTGGGCGACCTGTACGACGCCCTGCCCGCGGGCCTGCGGGGCCGGGTCGGTGTCCTCATGGCCAACGTGCCGTACGTCCCCACCGCCGAGGTGGCCCTGCTGCCGCCCGAGGCTCGCGACCACGAACCGACGGCCGCCCTGGACGGCGGAGCGGACGGACTCGACGTGCTGCGCCGGGTGGCCGCGGAGGCGCCCGCCTGGCTGGCACCCGGCGGCTGCCTGCTGACGGAGACGAGCGAACGTCAGGCGCCGGCCGCCGTACGGGAGTTCGGCCGGGCGGGGCTGACGACCCGGGCGGCGGTGTCGGAGGAACGGGCCGCGCACGTCGTGATCGGGGTTCGCCCCTAG
- a CDS encoding SpoIIE family protein phosphatase, with product MSAAGAPVTEGGEMRGPVRPGGLLDVLGVASVVLDADGRIVLWSPQAEELFGYAARDALGEYAARLMVHERHIQLVGKLFADVLRTGQSWAGGFPVRHKDGSTRLVEFRNMRLLDDQGDVYALGLAADQNTVRRLEQDVALSERMVKQSPIGLAVLDTALRFVSVNPALEKINGFPAAEHVGRGIREVLPLLDADALEGSARGVLDTGVPVIDEPLVGRTPADPDQDHTWAMSLYRLEDAMGNVLGVAVSVVDITEQHRASVEAEAARRRLAVIADASARIGTTLDLDRTARELAEVAVPELADVAAVDLLDAVVEGRRSTLGPSESAVIRALAVRAEHESDAVQAADPPGQIARYAPDRLVTECVRSGEAVLVPRVKDEDLPRIARSPEAAVLLGRAGLHSYLAVPLIARGEVLGALDLKRTRNPAPFGEDDVVLARELAARAAVQIDNARWYQNARNTALTLQRSLLPSHPPVTTGLEVASRYQPAGATSEVGGDWFDVIPLDGGRTALVVGDVMGSGINAAATMGRLRTATTTLAPLGLDPALLLEHLDKTTSALDHSIATCVYAVHDPRLRQCRIANAGHLPPARLRPGHPPELLDLPTGVPLGVGDVPFTTITVDFEPGDELVFYTDGLVETRCHSLDERLDFLLSLLDDPARPLEEACDRLLRTLHHPDNHDDVALLIARAQELP from the coding sequence ATGAGTGCAGCCGGGGCTCCGGTGACGGAGGGCGGCGAGATGCGCGGGCCGGTGCGCCCGGGCGGGCTGCTCGACGTGCTCGGAGTGGCGTCGGTGGTCCTGGACGCCGACGGGCGGATCGTGCTGTGGAGCCCCCAGGCGGAGGAGCTGTTCGGGTACGCCGCCCGCGATGCGCTCGGCGAGTACGCGGCCCGGCTGATGGTGCACGAGCGGCACATCCAGCTGGTCGGCAAGCTCTTCGCCGACGTGCTGCGGACCGGCCAGAGCTGGGCGGGCGGCTTCCCGGTCCGGCACAAGGACGGCAGCACCCGGCTGGTGGAGTTCCGCAACATGCGGCTGCTGGACGACCAGGGCGACGTGTACGCGCTGGGGCTCGCCGCCGACCAGAACACGGTGCGCCGGCTGGAGCAGGACGTCGCGCTGTCCGAGCGCATGGTCAAGCAGTCACCGATCGGGCTCGCCGTGCTGGACACCGCCCTGCGGTTCGTCTCGGTCAACCCGGCGCTGGAGAAGATCAACGGCTTTCCCGCCGCGGAGCACGTGGGCCGCGGCATCCGCGAGGTGCTGCCGCTGCTGGACGCCGACGCGCTGGAGGGCTCCGCCCGGGGCGTCCTCGACACCGGCGTGCCGGTCATCGACGAGCCCCTCGTCGGCCGTACGCCCGCCGACCCGGACCAGGACCACACCTGGGCGATGTCGCTGTACCGGCTGGAGGACGCCATGGGCAACGTCCTCGGCGTCGCGGTCTCCGTCGTCGACATCACCGAGCAGCACCGGGCGTCCGTCGAGGCCGAGGCCGCGCGCCGCCGGCTCGCGGTGATCGCCGACGCCTCCGCCCGGATCGGTACGACGCTGGACCTGGACCGGACCGCCCGCGAGCTGGCCGAGGTCGCCGTGCCGGAGCTGGCCGACGTGGCCGCCGTCGATCTGCTGGACGCCGTGGTGGAGGGCCGGCGCAGCACCCTCGGGCCGTCGGAGTCGGCGGTGATCCGGGCGCTGGCGGTCCGCGCCGAGCACGAGTCGGACGCCGTGCAGGCCGCCGACCCGCCCGGCCAGATCGCCCGGTACGCGCCCGACCGGCTGGTCACCGAGTGCGTGCGCAGCGGCGAGGCGGTGCTGGTGCCCCGGGTGAAGGACGAGGACCTGCCGCGCATCGCCCGCTCCCCGGAGGCGGCCGTGCTGCTGGGCCGCGCCGGGCTGCACTCGTACCTGGCGGTGCCGCTGATCGCGCGCGGCGAGGTGCTGGGCGCCCTGGACCTCAAGCGGACGCGCAATCCGGCGCCGTTCGGCGAGGACGACGTCGTGCTGGCCCGGGAGCTGGCGGCCCGCGCGGCCGTGCAGATCGACAACGCGCGCTGGTACCAGAACGCCCGCAACACCGCGCTCACCCTGCAGCGCAGCCTGCTGCCCAGCCATCCGCCGGTGACGACCGGCCTGGAGGTGGCGTCCCGCTACCAGCCGGCCGGCGCGACCAGCGAGGTCGGCGGCGACTGGTTCGACGTCATCCCGCTGGACGGCGGCCGGACGGCGCTGGTGGTCGGCGACGTCATGGGCAGCGGCATCAACGCGGCCGCGACCATGGGCCGGCTGCGCACGGCGACCACCACCCTGGCCCCGCTCGGCCTGGACCCCGCGCTGCTGCTGGAACACCTGGACAAGACGACCTCGGCCCTGGACCACTCCATCGCGACCTGTGTGTACGCCGTGCACGATCCGCGGCTGCGCCAGTGCCGGATCGCCAACGCCGGCCATCTGCCGCCGGCCCGGCTCCGTCCCGGCCACCCGCCGGAGCTGCTCGACCTGCCCACCGGGGTGCCGCTGGGCGTCGGCGACGTCCCGTTCACCACGATCACCGTCGACTTCGAGCCGGGGGACGAGCTGGTGTTCTACACCGACGGGCTGGTCGAGACGCGCTGCCACTCCCTCGACGAACGCCTGGACTTCCTGCTCTCCCTGCTCGACGACCCGGCCCGTCCGCTGGAGGAGGCCTGCGACCGGCTGCTGCGCACGCTGCACCACCCGGACAACCACGACGACGTGGCGCTACTCATCGCCCGGGCGCAGGAGCTGCCGTAG
- a CDS encoding NADPH-dependent 2,4-dienoyl-CoA reductase, producing the protein MSRYPHLMSPLDLGFTTLPNRVLMGSMHVGLEEAERGFERMAAFYAARARGGVGLIVTGGIAPNDEGRPYEGGAKLTTEEEAERHRVVTDAVHAEGGRIAMQILHFGRYAYHQDLVAPSPLQAPISPFVPRELTDADVERTIDDYARTARLAQQAGYDGVEIMGSEGYLINEFIARQTNRREDRWGGSYENRMRFPVEIVRRVREAVGEDFIIVYRLSMLDLVPGGSSLQEVVTLAKAVESAGATIINTGIGWHEARIPTIATSVPRGAYTWVTRKLMGEVSVPLVTTNRINTPDVAEELLAGGHADMVSMARPMLADPDFVAKAAAGTPEAINTCIGCNQACLDHTFSGQITSCLVNPRACHETELVLSPTRRRKRVAVVGAGPAGLACAVSAAERGHDVTLFDGASEIGGQLNVARKVPGKQEFDETLRYFRHQLDVHGVDVRLDTWVGSADLAGFDEVVVATGVTPRTPDLPGVDHPRVLGYLDVLRDGAPVGDRVAILGAGGIGFDVAEFLTDGGDKASEDPGTYFRNWGVDMDYTAPGGLAEPQRPTPPRQVHLLQRKTTKVGAGLGKTTGWIHRTELKHRGVTMVPGVRYDRIDDAGLHITVGEESTVLDVDTVVLCTGQEPRRDLYEELAAAGRSVHLIGGADVAAELDAKRAIKQGTELAAAL; encoded by the coding sequence ATGAGTCGTTACCCGCACCTGATGTCCCCGCTCGACCTGGGCTTCACCACGCTGCCCAACCGCGTGCTCATGGGCTCCATGCACGTGGGCCTGGAGGAGGCCGAGCGCGGCTTCGAGCGGATGGCGGCGTTCTACGCGGCCCGCGCCCGCGGGGGAGTGGGACTGATCGTCACCGGCGGCATCGCGCCCAACGACGAGGGCCGGCCGTACGAGGGCGGTGCCAAGCTCACCACCGAGGAGGAGGCCGAGCGGCACCGGGTCGTCACCGACGCCGTGCACGCCGAGGGCGGCCGGATCGCGATGCAGATCCTGCACTTCGGCCGGTACGCCTACCACCAGGACCTGGTCGCGCCGAGCCCCCTGCAGGCCCCGATCAGCCCCTTCGTGCCGCGCGAACTCACCGATGCCGACGTCGAGCGGACCATCGACGACTACGCCCGCACCGCCCGGCTCGCCCAGCAGGCCGGTTACGACGGCGTGGAGATCATGGGCTCCGAGGGCTACCTCATCAACGAGTTCATCGCCCGGCAGACCAACCGGCGCGAGGACCGCTGGGGCGGCTCGTACGAGAACCGGATGCGCTTCCCCGTGGAGATCGTCCGGCGGGTGCGCGAGGCGGTCGGTGAGGACTTCATCATCGTCTACCGGCTGTCCATGCTGGACCTGGTCCCCGGCGGATCCTCCCTCCAGGAGGTCGTCACCCTGGCCAAGGCCGTCGAGTCGGCCGGCGCGACGATCATCAACACCGGCATCGGCTGGCACGAGGCCCGCATCCCCACCATCGCCACCTCCGTGCCCCGCGGCGCCTACACCTGGGTCACCAGGAAGCTGATGGGCGAGGTGTCCGTACCGCTGGTCACCACCAACCGCATCAACACCCCCGATGTGGCCGAGGAACTGCTCGCCGGCGGCCACGCCGACATGGTCTCCATGGCCCGCCCGATGCTCGCCGACCCCGACTTCGTCGCCAAGGCCGCCGCCGGCACCCCGGAGGCCATCAACACCTGCATCGGCTGCAACCAGGCCTGCCTCGACCACACGTTCAGCGGGCAGATCACCTCCTGCCTGGTCAACCCCCGCGCCTGCCACGAGACCGAACTGGTGCTCTCCCCGACCCGGCGCCGCAAGCGGGTCGCCGTCGTCGGCGCCGGCCCCGCCGGACTCGCCTGCGCGGTCAGCGCCGCCGAACGCGGTCACGACGTCACCCTGTTCGACGGCGCGAGCGAGATCGGCGGCCAGCTCAATGTGGCCCGCAAGGTCCCCGGCAAGCAGGAGTTCGACGAGACGCTGCGCTACTTCCGCCACCAGCTCGACGTCCACGGCGTCGACGTACGCCTGGACACCTGGGTCGGTTCGGCGGACCTGGCAGGCTTCGACGAGGTCGTCGTCGCCACGGGTGTCACCCCGCGGACCCCGGACCTCCCCGGCGTCGACCACCCCCGCGTCCTCGGCTACCTCGACGTGCTGCGCGACGGCGCACCCGTCGGCGACCGCGTCGCGATCCTCGGCGCCGGCGGCATCGGTTTCGACGTCGCCGAGTTCCTCACCGACGGCGGCGACAAGGCGAGCGAGGACCCGGGGACGTACTTCCGGAACTGGGGCGTCGACATGGACTACACGGCCCCCGGCGGTCTCGCCGAGCCGCAGCGGCCCACCCCGCCCCGCCAGGTCCACCTCCTCCAGCGCAAGACCACCAAGGTCGGCGCCGGCCTCGGCAAGACCACCGGCTGGATCCACCGCACCGAACTGAAGCACCGCGGCGTGACGATGGTCCCGGGCGTGCGCTACGACCGCATCGACGACGCCGGCCTGCACATCACCGTCGGTGAGGAGAGCACGGTCCTCGACGTCGACACGGTGGTCCTGTGCACCGGCCAGGAGCCGCGCCGCGACCTGTACGAGGAGCTGGCCGCCGCCGGACGCAGCGTCCACCTGATCGGCGGCGCGGACGTCGCGGCCGAACTGGACGCCAAGCGGGCCATCAAGCAGGGAACCGAGCTGGCGGCGGCTCTGTAG
- a CDS encoding glycoside hydrolase family 75 protein, whose protein sequence is MRVQSLTLAAAAAALLAPTTLPATAAVARPPADSAAHSEGEVPAADLLDRVRDCDQVSHGRYRTDAGARATVPVCGTREADFWKADLDIDCDGRRTAHCNRRTDPLFSAATAYPQSDGRHLDAESLPYIVVPAPSGIWDHDKDGVHGGSVAAVVYRGRVQYAVVGDTGPRGIIGEASYATARRLGIHPDPRHGGATSGVTYIVFKGSRLDPIEDHEAAVAMGEKLARRFVRDN, encoded by the coding sequence GTGCGTGTCCAGTCGCTGACGCTGGCCGCGGCCGCGGCCGCCCTGCTCGCCCCGACGACGCTTCCCGCCACCGCCGCCGTCGCGCGGCCACCCGCGGACTCCGCCGCCCACAGCGAGGGCGAGGTCCCGGCCGCGGACCTGCTGGACCGGGTGCGCGACTGCGACCAGGTCTCCCACGGCCGGTACCGCACGGACGCGGGCGCCCGCGCGACCGTCCCCGTCTGCGGCACCCGGGAGGCGGACTTCTGGAAGGCCGACCTGGACATCGACTGCGACGGCCGGCGCACCGCCCACTGCAACCGCCGCACGGACCCGCTGTTCTCCGCTGCCACCGCCTATCCGCAGTCCGACGGCCGCCACCTCGACGCCGAGTCCCTGCCGTACATCGTGGTCCCGGCGCCGAGCGGCATCTGGGACCACGACAAGGACGGCGTCCACGGCGGCTCGGTGGCCGCGGTCGTCTACCGGGGCCGTGTCCAGTACGCGGTGGTCGGCGACACCGGCCCCCGCGGCATCATCGGTGAGGCGTCGTACGCCACCGCCCGCCGCCTCGGCATCCACCCCGACCCGCGCCACGGCGGAGCGACCTCCGGAGTCACGTACATCGTCTTCAAGGGCTCGCGCCTCGACCCCATCGAGGACCACGAGGCGGCGGTGGCGATGGGGGAGAAGCTGGCGAGGAGATTCGTACGGGACAACTGA